The DNA segment GTCAGCCGCAGGGCGGCCAGGGCGGCCAGCAGACCGGTGCCTTCGGGCAGAAGACCCCCGCGGCGCCGGCCGGCCCCGCGCCGGTGAACCGCGCCCAGCGTCGCGCCCAGGACAAGAAGAAGGGCCGCTAGCCCCGACCGGCGCGCTCCAGGCGCGGTGGCCCGGCATCGCCCTCGCCGTCGTGTGCGGTCAGCTCTGTCGTGAGGTGTGAAACGTCTCGGGCGTGATGGCAGAAGAGGTTCGTCTCGCTGGTCAGCGCAGGTTCGAACGCGCGACCGCCGCGGAGGTGCTCAGCAGCAGCACTCCGAGCACGAGGAATACCGCTCCGGAGCCGGCCAGCGCGGCGACGGTGCCGACAGCGACCGGGATGAGCGACTGCCCGATCCGATTTCCGGTCAGCCGAACGGCGAGAGCGGTGGCGCGCAGCTCGTCGGGGGCCGAGCGCGATACCCAGGCCATGGTCAGGGGCTGCCCGATGCCGAGCACGAGCCCCGTGATGCCCATCAGCACGAGTGCGACCCAGCCCGGCAGCATCGGCACCATGAGCAGCAAGGCCGTCGCGCCGATGCCGCAGGCGCCGACCAGCAGCGGGCGTCGGCCCAGCATCCGCACCAGGGGGCCGGTGGCGATGCGTACGGCGAACGATGCCGCGGCGCGCACGGCGAGCAGGATGCTCACGAACGCGATCGTCCACCCGCGCTCGGCGCCGATCGCCGGCAGGTAGACCGTCAGCACGTCGGTCGTCGACAGCACCACGAGGCTCGCCCACAGTGCCTTGCCCATGTGCGGGGCCCGCAGCACGGAGCCGAGGCCGGGCTGCGCTTCGGCGGCTGTCCCGTCGGCGGCGGCACTCTCGACGGCGGTGCGGGTGCCGCCCGGATGGCGGGGCAGGCCCAGGGCGGCGAGCGCGCCGGCCGTGCACAGTGCGCCCGCGAGCACGAAGATGGGCGTGGTGCCGAATGGGTCGGCCGGGGCCGCCGCGTCGAGCGCGAGGGTGAGCTCGGCGAGCCCACCCGCGACGATCGGGCCGAGCACCTGGCCGAGGGAGATGATGGCCCCGAACATCCCGAAGCGGGCATCGGCGCTCTCGGCGGGGCCGGCGTGGGCGACGATCGCCTGCAACCCGACGACCGCGCCGATCAGCCCGAGGCCGAGAGCGGTGTGCGCCGCGACAAGAGTGACGAGGTCGGTGGCGAGCGCATGGGCGGCGGCCGCGGCGCCCATGAGGGCGATGCCGCCGACGGTGGTGAGGCGGGCTCCGCGGCGGTCGACGAGGCGGCCGATGGGGATCGCGACCGCGATGGCGAGCACCGCGAACGAGAACGCGAGGTAGCCGAGCTGCTCGACGCTGGCGTCGAGGCCGAGCGCCCGGTACGAGGCCATGGGTCGCGTGGCTTGCTGGGCGAACTGCACCAGCATGGTCACGGTGAGCGCGAGGGTGAGGGTGCGGCGGTCGGCCGCGCGCTCGCTGTCCGAGGGGCTCGTCTCCATGACGGAGACAGTGTCTCATAAGTCATGTGCGGCGGCGCGCTGAGATTGCGGTGGGGTGATGCGGGGCCGGATGCGGGTCTAGAGCACCGCGATGGCGCTGGCGCGCCAGCGCCGGTCGAGCCCCTCGAGCCGGATCGCCACGGCGCGCGCCCGAGCCCGGCTCGTCACGATGACGACCGCTTCGACCACGCCATCGCGCGGGCCCGTGATGCGCGGCTCGCCGACCGAGAAGGTCGGGCGCACGGCGGGAGCCCCGCGCGCCGCACGGGCTCGGGCGCTGATCGCGGCCCGCGAGAGCATCGTGCGGTAGACGTCGTCGGTGACCCAGCGGGCGATCTGCTCCAGCTCACGCGCACCGGCGAGGATCTCGATGACGCAGCGTGTCAGATTCTCGATCAGTGGGCGCGGATCGGGCAGATCGGCGGTCGACGTCGGCTGGTAGTCGAAGAACTCCTCGTGCGCGATGCGGGCCTTCGCCCCGCGTCCGCGCGGCGGCGCGGCGGGCGACGCCGGCTCACCCTGGGTGGGCGCAATGTGCGGAATGGTCTGAACGGCGGTCACAGTCGGCTCCTCTTCCCCCGAACCGGCAGGCGGTCGATTGGTCGTCGTGGCCTGCGCGCCGCCCCCCGGCGGTAGACCGATAGGTACACCCCGAGCGGGGCGACATCACTCAACCAAACGTTTCCTCACTTGTAAAGAGGATTCCTCGAACTGTGGACAACCCGGCTCCGGCCGTCGGAGGCGGTCGCTACCGTCGCGGCATGCGCTGGGACCACCTCTTCGACGATCTCTCCGCCCAGCTCGAGCACGAGCTCCGCACCGAGCAGGCCGACCTCGAGCAGGAGGAGGAGCGGCTCCGCCTCGGCCGGCTCCCGCTGCGCGAGCGCCTCGTCGCGCTCCGCCGCTCCGCCGAGGCCGAGCAGGTGCTGACGATCCGTCTCGTCACCGGTGAGCGCGTGCGGCTGCGGCTCGTCACGATCGGGCGCGACTGGTTCGCGGGCTCGGTCGAGGCGCCGCCGCGCGCAGTGCAGATGGCGGTTCCGCTCGCGGCCGTCGATGCCCTGCTCCTCTCCCCGGCGCAGGCGACGACCTCCCTGATCCCTGTGGCCGAGGCATCGGAGCTCGGCGCACGGCTCGGGCTCTCGTTCCTCCTGCGCGACCTGTGCCGACGCCGGGCATCGGTCGCGCTGCGCACACGCGGAGGGCAGGTGACCGGCACGATCGACCGCGTCGGACGCGATCATCTCGATCTCGCCGAGCACGACCGCGACGAGCCGCGCCGGGCCACCGCGGTCGAAGCTGTGCGCGTGATCCCGCTCGATCAGCTCGTCAGTGTCACGCTGTGATCAGGCGAGGCCTGCGAGCGGTCGAGCGCCGCGGCTCACCCGCGGCGCAGCCGGCCGCGCCGCTCGCCGAAGAGCTCGGCGACATCGGCATTCTGGACCTCGTGCCAGAGGGCGGCCCGCCGCGCCTCCTCGTACTTGTCGGCGATGAACGACGACAGCACCGACTGCTCGACCCGCCACTGCCCGATCGATCCCAGGCGGATCGCCGGCAGCTCGCCGGAGCGCACGAGCGCCACCACCTCGGCGGCGGAGAGCGCGAGCACCTCCGCCACGTCGGTGAGGGTGAGGAAGCGCCCGGGCTCGAGCGGCGACGAATCCGTCATACGTCCAGTATCCGCCCGCGGGGGGCCGTGGGCCCGCCGTGTGGATAACTGCGGCGGCGCATCCGGCTGATGATCAGGATCGGTCGCGACCACCCGCCGTGCCTGGAGGACCGATGACCGAGAACACCCCGCGCGCCGCCGAGGGGGCGGCAGCCCGTGCCGCCCGCCGACTCGATGCCCGCCTCCTGGTCGGCCTGCTGCTCGTGATCGCCTCGGTGGCCGCCGTGGTCGGCATCGTCGGGGCCGCCGACGAGGGGGAGGAGCTGCTCGTCGCACCCAGCGATCTGGTCGCCGGGCAGGAGCTCACGGTCGGCGACCTCGAGGTGCGCCGCGTCTCGCTCGGGGTCGAGGCCCACGGCTACGCCGGCCCCGCCGATGTGCCGGAGGAGGGCGTCGTCATCAGCCGCGCCCTCGCCGCCGGCGAACTCGTGCCGCTGAGCGCGCTCGGCGACCCACGCGGTCCCGTCGCGACGACCATCGTGGTCAGCCTCTCCACTCCGCTCGGGGCGACTGTGCGCGCCGGCGACGCGCTCGACCTGTGGTCGTCGCCCGCGATCGAGGGCGGCCGGTTCGGTGCGCCGTCCGTCATCGCCTCGGGCGCTCAGCTCGTCCGCACGGTCGCCGCCGAGGGCATCGTCGCCGCGGAGGAGGGCGGGCGCGTCGAGCTCCTGGTTCCGCGCCGCGATGTGGCGCGCATCCTGCACGCGCTGGCCAACGGCGACGCGCTCGCCGCGGTTCCCGTGTCGCTCGCGATCGGAGGCTGACGTGCTCATCGCGCTCGCCGTTCCGGGGCTCGACCTCGACACCGTCGAGCTCGCCCTGCTGCGCGCCGGGCACGCCATCGCCTGGCGGGCCGCCGATCAGGACGACGTGCTCACCCAGCTGGCGCAGCGTGCGCCCGATGTGCTGCTCGTCGCCGACCATCCCGCAGTGGCCACCAGCGGCGTCGTGGGCGCAGCCGACCTGCTGGGCGTGCGCACGTGCCTGATCGCCCTCGCTGGCGCCGATCTCTCGCCAGGGGCCGCGCGGCTCGGCGTGCTCGACGTGCTGCCGCTCGGGGCCGAGGGCCTCGATCTCGGGATGCTCGACGCGGGCCGAGCGCCAGCCCCCGCACCACTGCCCCTATCGGCCGAGGCACCGACCCCGGCCGCGGTACCGACCTCTGCCACGGCACCGGCCCAGCCCGCGGCGCCCGCCCTCGACCCCGGGCTGGTGCCCGCCGCCGCGCCGCCCGCCGCCGCGCCTCCCCGTGTCGCCGAGCACTCGCGGGCGGAGGCCTCGACCCCTTTCGTGCGCCGGCCGCGCACGATCGTCGTGTGGGGTCCGGCCGGCGCGCCGGGGCGCACGACCCTGGCCATCGGCCTCGCCGCGGAGCTCGCCGGTCGAGGCCACGCCGTCGCCCTCATCGACGCCGACACCTACGGTGGCACGATCGCCCCGGCCCTCGGGCTGCTCGACGAGGCACCCGGGTTCGCCGCGGCCTGCCGGCTCGCCGGTGCCGAGGCGCTGACCATCGCCGAGCTCGACCGCATCGCCCAGCCGAGCCCGGCCGCGAACGGTGCGGACATGGTGGTGCTCACCGGCATCGGTCGGCCGCACCGCTGGCCCGAGCTCTCGGCCGGGCGCGTGGCCTCGGTGCTCGAGCGCTGCCGCCGCTGGCGCGAGGTGATCGTCGTCGACGCGGGCTTCAACCTCGAGGCCGATGAGGAGCTCAGCAGCGACCTCGCGGCGCCGCGCCGCAACGCCGCGACCATCGCCGCGCTGCGGGCCGCCGACGAGGTGGTTGCGGTCGGGTCCGCCGACCCGGTCGGCCTCGCGCGGCTGCTGCGCGCGCACGGCGACCTCGTCGAGGCGGCCGAGGCCGCGCGGGTGCGGGTGGTCGTGAACCGGGTGCGGGCATCCGTGCTCGGCATCGACCCGCACGGGCAGGTGCGGCAGACGCTCGAGCGCTTCGTCGGGGTGCGCGATGCCGTCTTGATCGAGAACGACCCGGATGCCGCCGACCTCGCCCTGCTCACCGCCCGTCCGGTCACCGTGGCTGCCCCGCGCGGCGCGCTGGGTCGCGGCATCGCCGAGCTCGCCGACGCGCTCGGGTTCGCGCGGTCCCCGGCGCTGCGCACCGGCGCCCGCTGGGCCGCCCGTCTCGGGGCCCGGCGGGGAGCGCCGCACCCCGCGGCCTCGCAGTCGCCCGCTCTGCACTCCGCAGCCCCGACCGCGCGCCCCGGCTAGCCTGGGGGCGTGTCGACGCTCTCAGACCTGGTGCACGAGCACAGTGATGCCGACGAGACTGACATCGAGTGGCTGCACCTGCTGCTCGCCGACGGGCAGCTGATCGCCGACCTCGCCTTCGCCGACATCGTGCTGTGGGTGCCCACGCGCGCCGGCACCTTCCTCGCTGTCGGGCACGCGCGCCCGAGCAGCTCAGCCACCCTCTTTTACCGCGATTTCGTCGGGCAGGAGGTGCGGCCCGAGTGGCGCAGCCAGGTCACCGAGGCCTTCGAGACCGCCGCGATCGTCGACTCCTCGTCGCCCGACTGGTACGAGGAGACGCCGACGCGGGTGCGGGCGATCCCGGTGATGCGGCGACCCGGCAGGGACGGCGAGGCGGTGAGCGAGCATCCGATCGCCATCATCACCCGGCACACGAACCTCAGCGAGGCGCGCATGCCGAGCCGCCAGGAGCTGACCTTCAACGAGTGCGCCAACGACCTGTTCGCGATGATCGCCGCCGGCGACTTCCCCGACCTGGCCGCGCCGAGCATGCCTCGCCGCGGCGCTCCGCGCGCGAGCGACGGGCTCGTGCGGCTGGACCTCGACGGCACCGTCACCTTCGCGAGCCCCAACGGCCTGAGCGCCTTCAACCGCATGGGCTTCGCCGGCGAGCTCGAGGGTCAGTCGCTCGCCACCGTCACCACGCGCCTGCTCGCCGGTCGCCCGCAGCAGGTCGACGAGTCGCTGCCGCTCGTCGTCACCGGCCGAGCGCCGTGGCGCACCGACATCGAGTCGCGCGGGGTGACGGTGACGCTGCGCACCATCCCGCTGTTCCGCGACGGCACGCGCATCGGTGCGATCGTGCTCGTGCGCGACGTCACCGAGGTTCGGCACCAGGAGCGCGAGCTCATCACGAAGGACGCGACGATCCGCGAGATCCACCACCGGGTGAAGAACAACCTGCAGACGGTCGCGTCGCTGCTGCGCATCCAGGCCCGCCGCTCGCACGCCGAATCGACGCGCGAGGCGCTCACGCAGGCCATGCGCCGCGTGGCCGCCATCGCCGTCGTGCACGACACCCTCAGCGAGGGGCTCAGCCAGAACGTCGACTTCGACGTGGTGTTCTCGCGCGTGCTCATGCTCATCGCCGAGGTCGCGTCGAGCCACAACACGGTGGTGCATCCGCGCTCGACCGGCACGTTCGGCACGCTGCCGAGCGAGTACGCGACCCCGCTCGCGCTCGCCCTCACCGAGCTCGTCACCAACGCCGTCGAGCACGGCCTCGAGGGGCGGCCTGACGGCGAGGTCGAGATCATCGCCTCGCGCAGTGACGAGGCCCTGTCGGTGAAGGTGCGCGACAACGGCGGCGGCATGCCCGAGGGCAAGGTCGGGTCGGGGCTCGGCACGCAGATCGTGCGCACGCTCATCCAGGGCGAGCTCGGCGGAACCATCGACTGGCACACCCTCGAGGGCGAAGGCACCGAGGTCACGATCGACGTGCCGCTGCTCTACCTGCAGAAGAAGCGGGCCTAGGCGTCGCGGCCGCGGGCAGCCGGTACGCGCGGGTGCGGAGCGCGGGCGCGTCGCGCGAGCATCCGCGCGCCGTGCATGCGCAGACAGCACGACGCCCCGGTCGCATCACGCGGATGCGGAACCGGGGCGTCGGGTGCGGTGCGAGCCGCGCGGGCCGCGGGTCAGGAGGCGCGGCGGGCGCGAGCGGCGCGGCGCTTGAGAGCGCGGCGCTCGTCTTCGCTGAGGCCGCCCCACACGCCCGAGTCCTGGTTGGTCTCGAGGGCGTACTGGAGGCAGGCCTCGGTGACCGAGCATCGGCCGCAGACGGCCTTGGCCTTCTCGATCTGGTCGACCGCGGGGCCGGTGTTGCCAACCGGGAAGAACAGCTCGGGGTCGGCAGTCAGGCAGGCTGCTTTGTCGCGCCAATCCATGGGGCAGTGCTCCTTTGTGTTGTGCAGCAGCACGCCATCGAGGGTTGAACGACGCGCCACAAGAACCGGTTTTTCACCGGCTCGCAGGTGAGAGAGAAGAAGACCTGGGAAGTCGCCCACCGCTTTGTAGGCGTCACATCAACCGCAATAAGGCTCCCATAGGCTGGGCGTCAAATCAATAGTTTTGTATTGGGTGGTTCATGTGAGCGAAACACGCCGTTCATCTCTGGTCACCGTTCTGGTCGTGCTCCTCGCCGGTCAGACGGCCCTGCTGATCGGCCTTACGGCTTTCCTCGTGATCGAGCTGCTGCTCGCCGAGGCGCGTTTCCCGCCAACCGCGATCGCCCTCACCGTGCTGGTGCTGCTGATCGCCGTGTGGCTCGTCGCGATGACCGTCGGCGTGCACCGCGGCCGCGCCTGGACGCGCGGCAGTGTGCTGACCTACCAGTTCCTGCA comes from the Microcella frigidaquae genome and includes:
- a CDS encoding MFS transporter, producing the protein METSPSDSERAADRRTLTLALTVTMLVQFAQQATRPMASYRALGLDASVEQLGYLAFSFAVLAIAVAIPIGRLVDRRGARLTTVGGIALMGAAAAAHALATDLVTLVAAHTALGLGLIGAVVGLQAIVAHAGPAESADARFGMFGAIISLGQVLGPIVAGGLAELTLALDAAAPADPFGTTPIFVLAGALCTAGALAALGLPRHPGGTRTAVESAAADGTAAEAQPGLGSVLRAPHMGKALWASLVVLSTTDVLTVYLPAIGAERGWTIAFVSILLAVRAAASFAVRIATGPLVRMLGRRPLLVGACGIGATALLLMVPMLPGWVALVLMGITGLVLGIGQPLTMAWVSRSAPDELRATALAVRLTGNRIGQSLIPVAVGTVAALAGSGAVFLVLGVLLLSTSAAVARSNLR
- a CDS encoding Rv3235 family protein, with protein sequence MTAVQTIPHIAPTQGEPASPAAPPRGRGAKARIAHEEFFDYQPTSTADLPDPRPLIENLTRCVIEILAGARELEQIARWVTDDVYRTMLSRAAISARARAARGAPAVRPTFSVGEPRITGPRDGVVEAVVIVTSRARARAVAIRLEGLDRRWRASAIAVL
- a CDS encoding helix-turn-helix domain-containing protein, whose product is MTDSSPLEPGRFLTLTDVAEVLALSAAEVVALVRSGELPAIRLGSIGQWRVEQSVLSSFIADKYEEARRAALWHEVQNADVAELFGERRGRLRRG
- a CDS encoding regulator; the encoded protein is MLIALAVPGLDLDTVELALLRAGHAIAWRAADQDDVLTQLAQRAPDVLLVADHPAVATSGVVGAADLLGVRTCLIALAGADLSPGAARLGVLDVLPLGAEGLDLGMLDAGRAPAPAPLPLSAEAPTPAAVPTSATAPAQPAAPALDPGLVPAAAPPAAAPPRVAEHSRAEASTPFVRRPRTIVVWGPAGAPGRTTLAIGLAAELAGRGHAVALIDADTYGGTIAPALGLLDEAPGFAAACRLAGAEALTIAELDRIAQPSPAANGADMVVLTGIGRPHRWPELSAGRVASVLERCRRWREVIVVDAGFNLEADEELSSDLAAPRRNAATIAALRAADEVVAVGSADPVGLARLLRAHGDLVEAAEAARVRVVVNRVRASVLGIDPHGQVRQTLERFVGVRDAVLIENDPDAADLALLTARPVTVAAPRGALGRGIAELADALGFARSPALRTGARWAARLGARRGAPHPAASQSPALHSAAPTARPG
- a CDS encoding histidine kinase N-terminal domain-containing protein; amino-acid sequence: MSTLSDLVHEHSDADETDIEWLHLLLADGQLIADLAFADIVLWVPTRAGTFLAVGHARPSSSATLFYRDFVGQEVRPEWRSQVTEAFETAAIVDSSSPDWYEETPTRVRAIPVMRRPGRDGEAVSEHPIAIITRHTNLSEARMPSRQELTFNECANDLFAMIAAGDFPDLAAPSMPRRGAPRASDGLVRLDLDGTVTFASPNGLSAFNRMGFAGELEGQSLATVTTRLLAGRPQQVDESLPLVVTGRAPWRTDIESRGVTVTLRTIPLFRDGTRIGAIVLVRDVTEVRHQERELITKDATIREIHHRVKNNLQTVASLLRIQARRSHAESTREALTQAMRRVAAIAVVHDTLSEGLSQNVDFDVVFSRVLMLIAEVASSHNTVVHPRSTGTFGTLPSEYATPLALALTELVTNAVEHGLEGRPDGEVEIIASRSDEALSVKVRDNGGGMPEGKVGSGLGTQIVRTLIQGELGGTIDWHTLEGEGTEVTIDVPLLYLQKKRA
- a CDS encoding WhiB family transcriptional regulator gives rise to the protein MDWRDKAACLTADPELFFPVGNTGPAVDQIEKAKAVCGRCSVTEACLQYALETNQDSGVWGGLSEDERRALKRRAARARRAS